TCTGCATCCTTTCCAGATGCCAAGCACTTCTGCTTGAAAGAAGCAAGGCAAAATATACTACCAGCATCCACATGACAGACCAGCATCAAAGCATTTACTAGAAGTACAGATGGTAGAAATGAAGTGCCCATCATTTCTTTGTAAGGGCACCTAAAAGACACCAGATGATGCCACAAAGGCCTGACTCAGAatgaggcagcccccccccccttcaagaaactGAAGGGGGAGCTTTTTAAAACACTTCTACCGCCCCAAACCACTCTCTCCCGCCAGTCTCCTTCCCCTCTGCGCTGCTCCTGAAAGGAAGAGCCGGTGGGACGGCGTTAGGGCAGACAGGACGAGGACAGCAGAGGCTTCCTATGCACCGAGCGAGAAACAGGGCTAAACAAAGCCGCACCTGCCCCTCGAGGAAGCCCCGACCCCCTCCATCCTCCCCCGCACCTGGATCAGCATCCCATCCCGCTCCCTCAGCCCTCGGGATGACTCGCCCTGATGCTTTTCCATTCATCCCCAAGCAGGAAGACCCTCCTCAGCTCGGGCCCCTCCCAACAGGGGCCACACccgccttctgccccccccacaggctccccccaccccacccttttgCCGCACATGCCtcgaccccgccccccccccgccctcccccctcagCTCAGCCAACCGCCAGGTTAGCTCCACCCAGGGCGGCCGCCACACAGACGCACACACGATATTCCGGCCCCCGTCGCCTCTTGCCCGCCAGGCCCCGCGGCGCTCCCGCGGCCTCTCACCTCTGCCTCCCTTCTCGCCTCCTTCCCACCCGGCTTCTGACTGAGAACTCAGCCAGCGTCGAGCTCCCCCAGACCGCCCCGGATGTGCCGCCGCCAGAGCGCGAGGGGGTGACTTCCGGAAGTGACGTGCCGCTGGCCCTGGCCGGCCTGCGCGGAATCCGGAAGACGGCGGCGCGCGGGGGGCGACCCGGGTTGGCTTAACAACAAACAGGACGCGGTGCCTTTTGATTGTTTGATACTTGAAAACAAATAAACGAACCTTTAATCTTTTCGGGCCTTTTTGCTGCGTGGGGTCATCGACTGGGAACGTCCAAACGGTTTTAGGCAAAGTCGCGGAGACGGAAGATGCGAAGATTGGAAAGACGAAGGAAAACAAGTGAGATGAAAATCAAGAGAAAGCGATTAAATGTCCtagatttatatttttaaaactcctgCTTTCAAAAGTAACCAAGTTTTTAGTAGTCTCGTGCTTTTAAAAACGTGCTTAAATATTttcatgccttaaaaaaaaaaacctctgctgTAACGTTTTAATATTCATACGCCTTTAAGTTTTTAAACGATGTCTTGTCTAAAAATGTTATAGTGTTTCATGCCTCGGAAAAACAGTAACTCCCATAATATTTCCATAGCCTAGAAAAAAAAAGTGTTGCCAATGCATTGTTTGACAATTTCGTATGGTGATGATAGCAGTATGGAGGCTGTTTTGCGTTGACTTTTAACACAGATGGCAGTACCAAaactggatgggagttaatttttaaggCGTAATTATGTTGCTAAatgcaagtgggtagccgtgttggtctgaagttgctcaacaaaatttgagttcaatggcacctttaagaatagcaaatatttattcaaggcatgagcttttatgtgcatgcacacttcctcagatcataagagtacagatataaggagaaagtaaattagtagaaaattagtaaacagcattgcAACATCCTACATATGTAATATGATAATTCTGTGCTAGAAaagcaagtctcttttaattacttcttttcaaaactgggaaagtatctgccattaatccctaaccttaacagttttattcccccaatgtttttgtaaacGGCAATCCAACCCAAAGGTTTTCTCTTGAAGGTGACAGCTTTTTCAAATCTCATAGGATAGACATGCAGGCTCCTTACAATGGAGGCTTGCAGCAGCCAGGAGTAGTCCTAGCAACATAGCCAAGCTTACCCTCCTGGGCCATCTACTGTTCAGACTGAACGCACCACTGGAATGGCTTGGAGTGTGCCTAACACATTTGCTTCCTTTTCatcatttgttttttaatggttgGTCACTATAAACTGCTGCTCTACAACAAAAGTCAAATTGTGACCAAATCCTATTTACAAAAACCTAATTTCAATATCTGCCTCGATCTGGATGGTTTGGGCAAATCCAATCTCATCAACTCACAGAAGTCAAAAACGGTTGACTCTGGTTAGTAGCTGAATGGGAGACCGTCAAGGAAGATCAGGGTTCCAGTGCAGagttaggcaatggcaaatcacctttattcaactcctgccttgaaaacctataATGGCAAAGACAGGATCACAATTCAGATCAATTTCATTCTCTGTTGCAATGTGGACCTGATGTGCCTACACTAGCCTGATCTCAAAAGTGAAGGAACATTAggatttggacaggagaccagcaGAGTAGCTCAGGTTGCTAAACAGAGGCCAGCAATAGTAAACCACCAGtgttcctctcttgccctgaaaagcctacagcagcctttttcaacttttttgttgttgagaaacccctaaaatattcttcaggcttaaaaaacaacaacaacagaagtggtatgatcatgaagattatggttgggaagcatagctgtgaacacagCCACCTGGGGTTTCTCCCCTTaccatcctctccaggccaacCTTTAGCCATTTTGATCATgtcacccattaaatgtttaacaaattttaaaaatctattaaaattagCAAACTTATTAATtaaggaaactcttccagggccatcaagaaatcctggttgagaaagccagccatATAGAATCGCCATATGTCACCTTCAGTTTGCCAAACTCTTAGACACACCAAATGTTAATGACACAATGTGATTAattattccttttcctttttaagttttaaaattcacACAGAACACTTCCCCAAATGTGCACTGGTTGAGCAATGTTTTCTCATTAGTTTCATCAGTGGCAAGGCGGATAAAAATAAACGTAACCCAATTGTAACAATAAAGCAAATAATCCACAAATTTGTATTTACATATGACTCTTAGATATCTACTTACGCCTCTAATTTGTTGTAAACGTAATGTTTCTTTTCAAACAGATGCTGGCAGGATTCTACAAATCAACAAAGCTAATTAGAACTTTCTTCAACGTAATAtgtatttttctttccatttgctATCTGCGAGGCTGAACAGTCACGCTCCTTATATCTGCAATTTGCCAGCAGTTTCCATCACCAAGGATTTCTTATATTGTAAACAGATCTTCAGGAGGCAAGCATTAAAACAGAACTTGGCAATTATGAAAATGGTATTCAGAATTATTCTTGGACCTTGTCTCACTGGCTCAACTGAAAACCATTGCCGCCTTTTCAATAATGTATGCATCCACCACGGCAAGAAGGGTAACAAGCCATTCTGTCGTATAGCATAACAAATAATGGAGCCACGACATCCTCTCTATTATAACTGCATGTCTGTATCAGCTCTGTGCCTGAAGGATATAATCAGCTGATTGATGTGCTTATAGCTGCCCAAAAACTGCTGATGGCAAAACATTACAGTGAGGTAGAATAACAGACATCCTATAGTTTGGGATACGTGAGCTATTTAAATTGCTTGTGCATTCCTTAGGATGCTGGAAAAATTAGGGCCAAGGGTAACACTGAGCAAGGTCTGCATGCCACGGTATACATATTCAGGTATGTTGCATCACAAAATCTTTGCTTTATTAATGGTCAAGCTCTCACCAGATCATAAAACCGGGGGAGGAAATTCTGCACATTCTTGGCTGCACATAGCTTTCTTTCACTGACTCAGGGATCAGGGACTTTCCCATAAATTGAAGGAGGCTGTGGTTAGGCCATTTCTGAAGAAAATCTTGCTGGATGCATCTGACCCAGCCAACCACCACCCAGTCTTGCATGTAGCATtactggggaaggtggttgagcgTGTGGTCGCACAACAACTACAAAGTTTCCTAGAAGAAACATTGGCTCTTAATCCATTGCAATCtgacttctgacctggccatggagtggagacagctctggtcaCCCTCATGGCCATTTTCTGAAAGCAGTTTGATCTAGGTGGATCagcactgctgttattgttagatctgacagcagcatttgacacagttgatcatgggcTTCTGGCCCACCATTTAGCTGCTGAGGGGGGTGTTCAAGGTGAAGCCCTTAAATGGCTAGTCtttccaaggtcagggacagggGTGGCACTAGGGAacagaccccccacacacacacacaccagcagcaGGCCTTatatgtggggtcccacagggaacCATTCTCTCCCTGATGGTATTTGGCATCTACATACACTCCCTTGCCCAACTGATCTGGAGTTTCAGAATGGAGTGTCATTGATATGAAGATGACACTCAACTGTATCTGCTGATAGATGGCCATCCATTTACATCTCTGGATTCAGTGGTCAGATGTTCTGGAGGCTCtggtgaggtggctcaagcaaagtcagcTGAGGCTGAATCCAggtaagacagaggtcctctggttggGTCAACGTGTTCCAGATGGGCTGCTACAAGTCTGGATGGCATCCAGTTGACAACTGAAGCTACCATGAAGAGTCTGGGTGTGATATTTACCCCCACAGAGACATACCACCATCAATGGTTGACTTTAATATTTACAATTTCAAAGtatgatttttaatattttattgtataaatCTGAATTTTAAATATACAGGGATTGTATATGGAGTATGTAATCCATCCTGAGTTCTCAAAAATagggtggactataaatcccaaaataaataagagTGGATCTCTATGGCAAAACAGTCTGCCAGAATCCTTGCTGAAGCTAATTACACTGTACTAACAGCCTGAGTCCACGCAGATACTGAAGGAGCAACCTGATTTCAAGGGAGGGTGCTTGATGATTTCTGCTCTGCATCACTCCCTTCTTTGATACCAGAAAGCATTCCCAGCATCAGCAAAGCAAGGTCCTTTTCCCATACCAATGACATCCCACAGCTTTTGTCACTTCCGTATCAGAGTTTCATTTCCCGTTTTGCTTGTTTTCCTTTAATTTTGTGCCAAGGACTTCCTTCCTTATAGAGGTATTAATCAAGAGACaaaggtttgtttttgttttgctgtatttattgggggaggggtgtagAACAATCAACCCACCTTAGTTAGAAAGTCACACCTATGACAGACAGACTTCAAATTCTTTGGCACCCGAGGCTTTAGACAAACAACTGAAACTATTAGGGAGCAGCAAAACCCCCACTGAATAAATGCCTACTGAAAGGCAAAACTGCCCTGCTCACATTAACATCCTAGGAAGTTAGCCAGGATTCTACCTAGAAAGTCACTCATGGTCACCCCCTTCCCTGTAAATTACATTTCAAAGCTAGAACCAAACCCCAGATTGTGCAAATGATCCCAACATTCTTAACCAACAGTCTCACATACACTCTCCAGCAGCTGAGCAGCCAATTCAGTGGCTGAGAAAACAGTCAGCCCCCTGGAAAGATATTCTGCATGTAGTCAAGACAACTGCTGTGCAAACCAGCAAGGAGTCATTCCTCGGTGCTTTCAAGCTTCTAAACTGACAGTCCTTTTGGCAACAGCAGGGATAGCTTTCGACATGATAGCCAAATGTTGCCACCCTGcttcccaaaaaaaaacccttgcacgCAAAAAGAATTAAAGCTATGATGCTCCTTGTCGCTGCAAGGGTTCCAAGCTCACACAACAGTTGTGTGGTGCGAGCCTCCGAAGTTAGGAGATGAAATGGGTTTGCGGCGTGATCTGATCAATTCTGTGATCAGCAGGATTTGCAGCGGCTTCGTAGTTGCAGATGGTCACTTCGTGACGGAGAGCCTGTGGAGGAAACGAGATGAAAACTTCCTTTAAAATCTGCCACCTTGAAAATGTTGGTGCTCTGGAAAGCCAGGTCTGGGCCCCTCACCCCTTGGCGCTGTCTCTTTGTCTGCAGATTTTGCCCACAATTCCATAGCGTTCTCTGCCTCTGAACAACTGACATCTGCTGAAAGCAACTTTCCCTAAAGtgtgggttgccatcctccagagaAGCGTGCCCCCCACATACATCCGACCCAACCAAACCAGCTCCAGGCATGCACTGTGGCCACTCAGGTGTACAGCTGGCCGAGATAGCCAAGAGCTGTTTATCTTGGCAGGGCTCAACACCAGAAAAATTAACAATAACCACCTTTCTCACTGCTCTCATCTTCTTGATCTGGAAAGCTGAGAGGAAAGAAGCAGGAATTTCAGGAATTTCTACTCAACAGCTGGCATCAACAATCAGAACAGCCTAGCTATTTACtcatctgcttttctccccaaagaggaCGCCAAAGTGGCCTCCACTGCTCCCCTTCTTCCACTGTATCCTAACAACCACTCTGGCAGGTAGGCAAGACAGAGCAAGTGACCCAAGGCCACCAAATGAGTTTCCATAGAatgtgggtctctcagatcccagGCTGATACTAACTACACCACCACACTGGTTGTCCAGAAACTTTCCTGTGCCAGTCTCAACAGAAATTAGCCCAACACAGGAATATTTTCAAACCACTAAACATGAGGTAGATGTGTTAAAATAACAACTAGGTGGTATGAAAGGGTGGTGATCCAGATGCCCATTTATAGTGTGCAAGAATCATGTACAAGTCAATCAGAAAAACTTTTGTTCAGTGGAAGAGAACCAACTACATGTCCTCCTGCCTTACCCAAACCTGGGGTTTTGGAAGGGAGAGAGGGTTGTGCAAAAGTTGTATGCACTTGTTTTCAAGGCTGGTATAACTCACTACGAGAACAGGCCAATCAATCATGCCTTCTCCCACTAGAAAAACTGCTAGGAACTGTAATGCATAAGGAGCACTGGTACATAACTACATTTCAGCCTGGTTCACTTTTAATTTGATTGTGCCTTATTGTGCATGGACACTTGTTCCAGATTTTCACACTTTCCAATCCACAGCAACTCTTGACATATGTCAGCAAACTGACACGGTGGGAGTCCTGCCAGGAGAAACCATTTATAAGGGTACTCGCCATGTTCCCATTGTACTGGGGCTTGGATCTATACCACTTGCCTGTGCTCAGAAAGGTCACAGCAAAAGGCACAGAAACTCTCTTTCTGCGTTTTCAgtggtttcacacacacacagaacactcTTACCTCTGTCCATTCTCCCCTCAGGCCTATGTAAAAGATCTTTGTTGTCTCAGCACCAAAGTTCTTGGAGAAGTGTATTGAAAGATGATGAATGCTTGAAAAACGAGCAATTCTGCAAAGGAGGGGAAAACAAGTTCAATGCTCTGCCTGTAAAGCTCTTGTTACAGACACATTCCAGTCTCTGAACTATAAAGAACACCCATCGTGGCAGAAGTGTTGGCTCAGCAGGACAGAAAACAGAGATCTGTCTGAACTGCTGCAACCAGTTCCTGAAACCATCGTCGTCTTGAATCCATAAAGTCTAAAGGGAAAAACACAACTTGGCTTCTTCAGGGGACTGCAATCATTTCAGGCTTTCGGTAGCATGCTCACACCCAGAGGTAGACCACTTTTTTGTAACAGAATCAGGGAAGCCCCCGGGATTCTATCATTGTGCAAAATGCACAAAATAAATGTTTGGAGGACATGTTTGTCATGACATTAAGAGGTTCTACATAATGGAACAACTCAGGAGGGTGCTTTACAAGGGATAGGCTCatggtctattgcaggggtagtcaaactgtggcccctccagatgtccatggactacaattcccatgagcccctgccagcaaacgctggcaggggctcatgggaattgtagtctattgatacctggaggggccgcagtttgactacccctggtctattgcaATATTTCTTGTCTGTAATGACATTCTTTTACTGCATTTTCTACATTATTGTACATTATGctttaaatagttttattttcattttgcttgCACTGCTGCCCAGCCCTAGTCCTACTGCACTGTTAATTGGAGACCTTTGCTGTCTGACTGTGTTACATTCCCTAATcccccttgagtctcagcaagaaagcaaGCTATACACAAAGTAGATAAACTAAGCCATCGtacatttttaaactgttttgtcAGAAAACATTTTGTGGGATCTCACACTTTTGGGTTCTCCAATGGTGTAACAACCTGCTGAACaagtttatttgtatttaattaatcaatcaattacatttatataccgccctcccctgaagctcaggacGGATCAACCTGACTCTTCATAGCAGCTGTCAATTCAGATTTGGGCAGGTAATTCAGTGAGCTCCCAAGGCTCTTCTTACAATTCCCACCTCTGAGAGGATAATACCAGTTATCCTTCCCACCTGGCTTGATTTACTTCATGTATAACCAgccttttcccccaatggggattcaaagctgcttacatcctcctctcctcctcccttttatcctcacaacagccccgtGTGAGAGgtacatgactggcccaaggtcaccagacaagcttctatggcagagtggagatatGAGCCTGGGTCTCACAGAGCCTATTCCAATACCCACTACACCTGACACAGTGGCTGACTATGCATGTTGTGATGTGCGAAGGTGCAGGGACATGCAGCCTTGGGACCAAGTGAAGCACCAGTGGAATCCCTACAATTCACCTTGAGTGACTGCAAGGCTTTGATTACCTGCTCCATCATGACAAATTCTCAGAATTTGTTAACTTCTTAACAAAAAAACTTCTTAACAAAAAAACTAGGGCCATTGTCTTAGTAGCAATGTAAACAAAGCAACCTTACCAGTATCTGGCAAAGGGAGTGGAGCTAAATAATGAGGAGCACACGAACTTTCAACCCATGTCCCACTACTCTGCCCTTAAATATTTAAACCCAACCCAACAGAGACCCAAGCTGCTGGCATCATCTTTCCCCTCTAATTCAACAATCATCCTGTGACTGATTGTAACTAGTTTTCATGGCACAACGAATTCTCAGAGGCTTTCACtgccagagtcaactggctgttaaGGGTACTCCAGGCTGAGTGaccgtggtctggtagttttactTCCTAATTTTTCATCAGGACCTATCAAAACAAGTTaggaactaaaactaccagataACAACCACACAGCCCAGAATACCCATAGCCACTAGTTTCCATGACATACTGGGgttttgaacttggatctccatAATTCCAGTTCAACACTTCTCCACAGTTTAAGAATCATGCCTGGTTTAGGTAGATGGGTTTATAAGTTGCACTTACAATATGGGTATGAACAAAACAGCTTAAAAGTTAATGGTCGCAAATTCTCATGCTCACGTCTTTTCTTCAGGCTCTTGAATGAATGATGTGTCATTGCgtcacaaccaactcatggcGACCCCCTCCACTGGGTATTCAAGGGAAGGTGACTTACCATTGCTGCCTTCTGCACAGCAATCCCAAccttccttgatggtttcccacCTAATGACTAACTGCAGCcaccccctgcttagcttcccagctcTGACGAGTTTTGAGTGATTTGGACAATTTACTGAAAATGCTTATTATTCAAAAATGCATTTCAGGTGTTGCCACTGTGAAATGAGTATAGTGTCTGCTTTAGTTATAATTGCTTTGCAGACTCTAGCTGACTCAAAGGCTATAATGAAGAAGGGTGTGCGCATGTGAACATGCTTAATGTATGCTATTAAGACGCGTCAGAATTTCAGAATTTGACTGCGTGCAGAAGTTTAAGACTTCCTCCTAAAACTGCTACCAATGTTTCAACTAAAAAAGGCTTCAAGCTGACTTTCCTTTCTTGTTTTGAAGGAATTAATTCATATACATGTAACCAAGTCAGTTGAGTTCCTCAGGGAGGTCAGGGAGCAGAATGTAAACATATTCTACACACCAACAGTGGCAACATAGTGCTTTTGTAACCACTAAAGGAAATGAACAGAAGCCCAACAAATACAAAGCCATTAAGCAGGAGACACTGGGCATTTCTGAAGGCAAAATGACTTCCGCCAACACAGTACAACAAGGGAGTGCATTGGGATTGTTTCAAATCCCAACAGGATCTGAATTCCCCATTTATGTTTGGATTGGAAAAAGCCAAAATAAAACCAGGGAATTTGGGGCACAGTTTCAGATTGGGGAAATCCAAAAGCATATCCCTAGAGCACGACTTCCCTCTACCCACTCACCCCTTGCACCAATTGACAATGCCTGGAAAGGAGACTCCCCAGAATAGGGTTTTGGGTAGCCATGAAAGGGAGGAATTTAAAAAGTCACACCATGTGGGTGGAACACCTATAGAAATACTGTATCAGCTTTAGCCTCTGGCCTTTGTTGAGATGACAATACTACTAGGGTTGGCCCAAGTCTGGCAAGCTTAGTTTTATGTCTGAGGCTACTGGGgggattccaggagcagaaattATCTTACTATTAAACATCAAGGGATTTCACCAGAAAGAACACTCAGACTTTCTCCTAATGAAGAATTCTGGAGAACCCGAAAGCTTGCACAACATTCTGCATCGTTTTGATTCGCCCACATGAAAGGTTGAATGTGGCTTTTGTCTTTACATTTTGCATGGGTGGTGCACAACATCATGCCACATACATAAGCTAATGCAAACAGGAGCCTGGAAGAAACTGACATAGCTAAAACCAACAGAACTCCAGCACAGCAGGTCAGGAGATTCAAGTGTAAGACAACAAAGCAGGAGCATGGAGGACTGCTGTGGGCATATGCCAGATGCAAGTATATTGCCTGATCTTCCAGTGCCCCCCACTTGCAAGGGACAGCTGTGATTGAGTTGGGCAGCTGTGAAAGAGCCTCTACATTCtctgcagaaggttccaagtttaATCCCTcacatctccatttaaaaagcCCCAGGCAGTACATGATGAGTAAGATCTGaagccctggaaagctgctgacaGTCtgggtaggcaatactgaccttgatggaacaatggcctgactcagtataGCTTCATGCACATTCATCTGTGTGTCTGAGTAGTGGATGTTACCCAGTTTCAAAGTACCTCACACTGTCCTTCTAACAGGTACAGCTTTGGGTGAAAGGGCAACTGGGATATTAGAAGATAGGCTGAAGGTCAACAATGATTGTAAATGTCAGGTGACTCTGGAATAATAAGCGCTCTGTCTTGATTTACAAGCAATCCACCTTGGACCTCTAGTGGTAGAAAGGTGTATTTGAAAATACACATGTGATTTGACTGAATGGAGGGTCGAATGGCTGGAAGTGTAAAAGAGGCTACTCCAATCCATGATACCAAAGACTTAAGCAAAGGAAGCCTTACAGCCTCCATTGTAAAACCAACCAGAGAAAGTGAAGACCTTTATAGAGTCCTTCCAGGTACCTTTGAGCAAGGAAAATCACCCTTCAACAAGAAGATTAATGAGCAAAGCAGGTATATTTATTTACCAATCAGGACAACCTCTAGAGTCAATATGAGTTACTGAATGTTTTGCGTGGGGAACTGAGGAAGAGGAGACCCTGCATAACATGCCCATGAACACTGAAGCAACTGATGCAGCTCcagctggggaccactgaatagTTTTCCACCCTCTCAAGCACCCCAAGCACTTTTCTGCAAGCAAGAAGCCTGAGCCGGTTTAACAGCTCTCAAGAGATGTGGGGAACTGCAGTTTTGTCAtgaaagcagcttaaaaaaagagagagacacgATAAAGGATGTAGAGAAATAGAATTTGGGGAAGCATGCAATGCATATGTTACATGGCTTCAGGAACAGAACGATCTGCACATGCTTACTGAAGACAGGGTAGCAGTCATGTTAGTCTGCTGTAGCAGAATAAATCaaaggtccaggagcaccttaaagactaacaaacaaATGAGCTTACGGGAGATACATGAAGGGAAAACTGTACTTGCGAATCTTATGGGGCAGGAGCTGAGGCCATTATAAGTCCTTCAAATTTAAATCTCAATGtaaggggaaaagggaggagaTGACATAGAAAGGTTACATGTGGCTTTTGAAAACGGTTACTGAGTCTTTAAGGAGCTATTGGACTTTTTGAAAAAAACAGTGCCATACTTGGTAGGATACTCCAGTTCTCCCGTAACGTCGTGGTTCAGGCTAAATGTCTGATCTGGTTCTCTGGCAGTATCATCAAAAGACATGTGGGGGATATTCTTAAACCTGaggaaaggaaataaaagcaAGACTCAGCTTGTATAAGTCTGCACaggctctcccttcctccttcagcGCCTGTGAGAATTACTCGCTTTTGCAACAGGAGAAAGAGACTGATGAATGGGCACCAAGAATTACAAACTGGGAAATAAGGTGAAACCAGAACAAGAAGCAAGCTTCACTTTCTGTTTAAGACAAGGGAGATCGTCCCCCCTATTGAAAATAATAGGAAACATAGGCATGGGCTTCCCTTGCATACCACTGTTTGTAGGTCAGTAAGGTCATCATTTCTAATTAAAAGGAAACTAATTTACTGTTAATCAGCATACTTGTTTTAGAAACTAAAGGGACTTCTCAATCTCATCCCCAAGCTGGCAGTCACTGCTTCTTTGCATAGCACTGTCCCAAAGAGTCCATGGATGGCTGAacatgatttcccccctcctcctgcaaaGCACTTGCAACCAGCTGCTATAGGCTCCAGCCAGACCTCCTTCCATGACTCCCACAGCTGATGCCATTATGAAGCAAAGTCAAGTGACAAAATCCCCTCACAGTTCTCTAAAAAAAGAATAACTCTTGCTTCAGGGGCCCCAACATGATCCGCTCGTGTCACTAAACAGGAAGACTTCCCTACAAAGAGAACAGACCTGCAGAATCCAATCTCTTGATTTGAACTATCCAGGGTTGAATCTTCGCAAAAAGGTTTTTTAATATGAAAAGTTGAAATTaacaggaggggagaagagacTAAGGTGGCAGCTTTTTGCCTGTTTGCTAAGCAGCTCCATTAAATAATGTGGGACTTACACAGAGAAGAGCAATGTTAACTGATAATTTAATGCCAACAGGTAAAACACAAGGAAAAATTGAAGCAGAAATGAAAAGTAACAATTTACATGCTGGACTACCAGTTTACGTGGTGGACTACCAGTttcaaacaccccctccccctgcaagtaAACTGATTTGCCCCTCAGTCACCACTTACAGCCTCATTTCCGATGGATGAGTGTCATTATCCTCTCCCATCACAATTACCCCTTTCAACTTCACATTGCCTGTAAACCTGCAACAAAAGATTGGGTAAACTGGATTCCAAGTAGTTATTAGTCAAACAGTTGAGTTAGCTTTTGCCATAAGCAGCTGCCATTTCCCAGAAATTCCTCCCTCCAGACCAGCCCATCCTCAAAATGCT
Above is a window of Paroedura picta isolate Pp20150507F chromosome 5, Ppicta_v3.0, whole genome shotgun sequence DNA encoding:
- the PITHD1 gene encoding PITH domain-containing protein 1 isoform X2 produces the protein MSHGHSHGGGSCCHGDDPEEPPERRGQAWGLYLRIDRERLECLNERREGSGKLVFRAWEDRGDRQQFVESDDDQELLFNIPFKNIPHMSFDDTAREPDQTFSLNHDVTGELEYPTKIARFSSIHHLSIHFSKNFGAETTKIFYIGLRGEWTEALRHEVTICNYEAAANPADHRIDQITPQTHFIS
- the PITHD1 gene encoding PITH domain-containing protein 1 isoform X1; this translates as MSHGHSHGGGSCCHGDDPEEPPERRGQAWGLYLRIDRERLECLNERREGSGKLVFRAWEDRGDRQQFVESDDDQELLFNIPFTGNVKLKGVIVMGEDNDTHPSEMRLFKNIPHMSFDDTAREPDQTFSLNHDVTGELEYPTKIARFSSIHHLSIHFSKNFGAETTKIFYIGLRGEWTEALRHEVTICNYEAAANPADHRIDQITPQTHFIS